TCTCAAAGGTTTCCAACAGGGTCGGATCCACTTCGTCTAAGCTACCAAGCTTCTCTTTTACTTTAGGAGCAGAGTAGTAAACGATGTCTTGGTAGTTGATGGGGGGATACCCCACGGCAGCCCAATCGGGTTCCGTCATTTTCAACCATTGACGGTAGGCTTTTAGACGAAATTCCAGCATAAACTCCGGCTCATTTTTCTTTGTCGAAATCAGCCGAATCACGTCTTCATTCAGTCCCCGTGGGATCACGTCGGACTCAATCTCGGTAACAAAGCCGTACTTGTACGGTTGGTTGACTAGGGTTTTTGCAGATGGTGCCATGGGTGGTGTTCTCTCTCAGTGCGCGATCGCAAACGGTGTTAGACGGACAAAATCAAGGCGCGTCCAGACTAGTACTGATTGATGGTAGCGCGGATTTCTTCGACCGAGATTTCTTGCTTATCTCCAGCAAAGTCATTATCAGGGGTGAGGAATAGCATGCAGTGGCATTCCTTCCGCTCTCGCATGGGGACGCAGGGACAGTTCCAAAAGGCAGCGGCAGCTTCGGCCTGCTTGTCTTCATAGTGACGGCAAGGACAGAGCGGTGCGCCCAAATCGTCCTTATGTTTGGCAAGTCCCTCAATGACCACCGCCGTTACGCCAAGGTCGGCACAGAAGTAGGTTCCGGTGCGTTTGGCATAAGTCTCGGCAAAATTCCGCATTGCTTCGAGACTTTTTTCAGAGGCTTGAGTCGGTTGAGTTGATGTATTCATGGAATCGGCAACGTAAACGGTACAAAAGTTATGCGTGATGGCGATCGCCCATGGGGTCGCCTATATCAGCTTCTCAAAGATTGGCTCCGTTTGTTGCAACTGCATGCAAAGAAAGCTAAATACAGCGAATTGGATAAGCCAATTGATGAGGACTTGCCAATCGAAAGGCGGGACGGTGCCATCCTCTCGTATAATTAAAACAACATGATTGTTGTTTATATCATTATAGGCTACTTTAGCAACATCTCTGTTGTCAAAGTCGAATTTTAGACGATTTCCCAAGCGCTCTGCTCTTCTTTAAGTATTGTTAAACTCTTTTCCTGAGAAGACGATGGCATCCATACAGCACCCTTCCACAAAGCAAGACATTTTGGACTACCTCATGCGGCAGGGGCAGGCCAACGCTCAGGACTTGGCGAATTCCTTACAGATTAGTCCCCAAGCCACGCGCCGACACTTAAATGATCTAGAAGCAGAGGGGCTGATTGAACATCGGCAGGTGCAAACAGGGATGGGGCGACCTCAGCATTTGTATACCCTTAGCGACAAGGGGCGCGATCGCTACCCCGATCAGTATGACGAATTTGCCCTGGATTTGCTCGATACCCTGGCGGAAACTGTGGGTCGGGAGCAGGTTGGCACAATCTTACGGAAGCAATGGGAGCGCAAAGCCCTGGAATATCGTCGGCGAGTCGGCAATGGTTCCCTGCAAGAGCGGGTTGCGAATCTAGTTGCGTTACGAAAGGCTGAAGGCTATATGGCCGAGTGGCATTCGGTGGATAGTCTGCAAGATGTGAGTGCGGCTGGAGCGTCGCCCCAATACATCATCACCGAGTACAACTGCGCGATTTCTCACATTGCCGAATCGTTTCCGAGCGTGTGTGGTCATGAATTGGAAATGTTTTCTTTGGCGCTGGATGGATGTAAGGTAGAGCGGACGCACTGGCTCGTCAACGGGGAACATCGGTGCGGCTATCTGGTTCGAGAAGCATAATTGACAGATTCATGACTCATTTTCAACCGCAGGTCGAGTTTTTAACCCCTGAAGAGAGTGCCCAAGTGGATCAAGCCCTCCTGACGGCACGCGATCGCTTTTCTGCCCGTGTCGCGCTGTATTCATTGCGATCGCTCAAACAAATTGCCGCTGAAACGCAGCAAGAGATTCCCGCCATCACGCCAGCGCAAATCCAGGCTTGGGTGCAGCAGGACACCACCCTCACTCAAGGGGTAGATATAGATGCTGGGTTCCTTCAGTTTTTTACCCAACTGGTGCTGTCATCGCTGAAGCCATTGACCCAGATGGCGGAATCCTATGGCGTGGCGATCGCAGATTTGGATACGTCCCAGGTCATCGCCTGGTTTGAACAAGAGGCCAAACGCCTCCTGTAGGGGCAGGTTTAGCCGACGGAACCGATTTCAGATCAGGAGTGAATAATCAAAACCTGCTCCTATCCATCCCGCAAATCACCGCACCGCATGAACCGATTGCAGCGATTTCACCGTCGCAATCACGGTTTCGGCCACCTGATCGATGTCCTCCTGCGTATTGAACCGTCCAATGCCGAACCGGAGGGATGCGTAGGCCAAGGCTTGCGATCGCCCCAAGGCCGTCAGCACGTGGGACGGGCGCGACTCCGCCGACGAGCAGGCGGATCCCGATGAAACAGCGGCGATCGCCCGTACGCCTAAGAGCAAAGCTTGTCCATCTACCCCCTCAAAGCAGACATTCAGAT
The Synechococcales cyanobacterium T60_A2020_003 DNA segment above includes these coding regions:
- the sufR gene encoding iron-sulfur cluster biosynthesis transcriptional regulator SufR, translating into MASIQHPSTKQDILDYLMRQGQANAQDLANSLQISPQATRRHLNDLEAEGLIEHRQVQTGMGRPQHLYTLSDKGRDRYPDQYDEFALDLLDTLAETVGREQVGTILRKQWERKALEYRRRVGNGSLQERVANLVALRKAEGYMAEWHSVDSLQDVSAAGASPQYIITEYNCAISHIAESFPSVCGHELEMFSLALDGCKVERTHWLVNGEHRCGYLVREA
- a CDS encoding ferredoxin--nitrite reductase, which gives rise to MNTSTQPTQASEKSLEAMRNFAETYAKRTGTYFCADLGVTAVVIEGLAKHKDDLGAPLCPCRHYEDKQAEAAAAFWNCPCVPMRERKECHCMLFLTPDNDFAGDKQEISVEEIRATINQY